Within the Arthrobacter sp. UKPF54-2 genome, the region GGATGTCTCCTTCTCGATGGCCGCCGAGGGGCGCTGGGTGCCGATGAAACGCACCGCGCTGGCCCTGCACCACCTCGTGTCCACCAAGTTCCGCGGCGACCGGCTGCAGCTGATCAGCTTCGGCCGCTACGCGCAGACCATCGACATCGGCGAGCTCACGGCCCTGCCGGCGTTCCGGGAACAGGGCACCAACCTGCACCATGGGCTGCTGCTGGCCGGCCGGTTCTTCCGCCAGCACCCGTCCATGCAGCCGGTCCTGCTGGTGGTGACCGACGGCGAACCCACCGCGCACCTGGAAGCCGACGGCGAATCGTGGTTCTCGTATCCGCCGGACCCGGAGACCATCCGCGTCACCGTCGCCGAGCTGGACCGGCTGGGCCGCGCCGGCACCCAGGCCACGTTCTTCCGGCTCGGCAATGACCCCGGCCTGGAACGGTTCGTCGCCCGGATGGCCCGCCGGATCGATGGCCGGGTGGTGGCGCCAGACACCGGGGACTTGGGCGCCGCCGTCGTCGGCGAGTACCTCCGCGCGCACTTCCGCGGCCGGGCGTACGGGGATGAGGACTGGGCGACCTAGAATTCTGTTCGACGCCGATATTCAAGGGCGCTGGTTCTCAAGGACACGGATTTATCGAAACTGGAAAGGGCCGGAATGGCGCGAATGCCGCCAGCCCCGCTGGAACCGGATGACGCCGTCGTCCAGTTCCTCGTCAAGGACCAGCGGCCCGATCTCGCAGACCGTCCTCTGGTGCGGCTCACGAATGGCTGGGACAACGCGACCTTCCGGCTCGGCGACGAGCTCGCTGTCCGGCTGCCGCGCAGGGCAGAGGCCGTGCCGCTGATTCTCCATGAGCAGCGCTATCTTCCCGGCATTGCCCGCCGCTCCCCGGTGGCGCTTCCCGTTCCCGTTCATGCCGGCCGGCCGACGTCTGACTTTCCCTACCCGTGGAGCATCGTTCGGTGGGTCCCCGGAACCGGTGCGGCCGACGTCGGCCCCGCAGGCCGCGGGCCAGCCGCTGAAGGCCTGGCCGATTTCCTCCTGGCCCTGCACGTGCCTGCCGACACCGGCGTCCCCGTGAATCCTTTCCGCGGCGTGCCGCTGCCGGACCGTGGCGCTGCAGTGGTGGAACGGCTCCGGGACCGCGGACGCTACCCGCAGGCGGCGGCGCTGAGGGCGGTGTGGGCGCGGGCGTGTGCCGCCCAGGCCTGGGACGGTCCGCCGATGATGCTCCATGGGGACCTTCACCCGGGCAACATCCTGCTGGCGGACGACGGCTCGCTGGCCGGCGTCATCGATTTCGGCGACGTCGGGGCAGGGGACCCGGCCGTCGATCTTGCGGTGGGATGGCTGATGTTCGACGCCGGCGCCCGCCAGCGCTTTATGGACGCCTTGGGCCCAGCAGTGGACGGGGACACCTGGCTGAGGGCCCGGGGCTGGGCCCTCATCCTGTCCACCGCCCTGCTGAGCAACTCCGACGACAACCCCCGGATGCTCTCCGTGGGGGAGTTCGGGATCAGGCAGATCCTGGAAGGCTGAAGTTGCCTGCAACCCTGACGCCAACGTTAAATGTCGGTGGCTCCTGCCATGCTGTGGGTATGGAAG harbors:
- a CDS encoding aminoglycoside phosphotransferase family protein, with the translated sequence MPPAPLEPDDAVVQFLVKDQRPDLADRPLVRLTNGWDNATFRLGDELAVRLPRRAEAVPLILHEQRYLPGIARRSPVALPVPVHAGRPTSDFPYPWSIVRWVPGTGAADVGPAGRGPAAEGLADFLLALHVPADTGVPVNPFRGVPLPDRGAAVVERLRDRGRYPQAAALRAVWARACAAQAWDGPPMMLHGDLHPGNILLADDGSLAGVIDFGDVGAGDPAVDLAVGWLMFDAGARQRFMDALGPAVDGDTWLRARGWALILSTALLSNSDDNPRMLSVGEFGIRQILEG